The proteins below are encoded in one region of Leptotrichia sp. oral taxon 218:
- a CDS encoding CbiQ family ECF transporter T component translates to MLIDKISYRSLLKEINPAIKIFFMVITLIFLIVTDKKEVFLFNFVLFNIIMLFFVKVKELLYLYVVPAFFIFTTALSLLWIKKDMITFLFRSFSSICVVYALICSTPISDFDYVFEKLKFPKIFRELFLLIYKFIFVLFDVKDKLLNAQNSRLGYVNYKNSLKSFSMLVAAIFRKTAYYNENSVKAVNSRLGKNFIFIHKKYKKVGKEIFFVIFVCLINLVMVVV, encoded by the coding sequence ATGCTAATTGATAAAATTTCATATAGAAGTTTGTTAAAAGAGATAAATCCTGCAATAAAAATATTTTTTATGGTAATAACTTTAATATTTTTAATTGTTACTGATAAAAAAGAAGTTTTTCTATTTAATTTTGTTTTATTTAATATAATTATGCTATTTTTTGTAAAAGTAAAAGAATTGCTTTATTTATATGTTGTTCCAGCGTTTTTTATTTTTACGACAGCACTTTCGCTTTTATGGATAAAAAAAGATATGATAACATTTTTATTCCGCTCTTTTTCTTCAATTTGTGTGGTTTATGCTCTAATTTGTTCGACACCGATTTCAGATTTTGACTATGTTTTTGAGAAATTAAAATTTCCAAAAATTTTTCGAGAATTATTTTTATTAATTTATAAATTTATTTTTGTACTTTTTGATGTGAAAGATAAGTTATTAAATGCACAAAATTCGAGATTGGGATATGTAAATTACAAAAATAGTCTAAAATCTTTTTCAATGTTAGTTGCAGCAATATTTAGAAAAACAGCTTATTACAATGAAAATTCAGTAAAAGCTGTAAATTCAAGGTTGGGAAAAAATTTTATCTTTATTCATAAAAAATATAAAAAAGTTGGAAAAGAAATTTTTTTCGTAATTTTTGTATGTTTAATAAATTTGGTTATGGTGGTAGTATAA
- a CDS encoding energy-coupling factor ABC transporter ATP-binding protein, giving the protein MLKLESICFSYEKQNKILKNISLDIKKGAKTVFLGENGSGKSTLFFLLNGLLKPDSGEIYFNGEKLKYKKKDLENLRKKVGIVFQDPEVQIFAPTVYQEMAYGLQNLNYSNEKIEEKISEISTDLNMKKILEKPCHHLSYGQKKRVTIASILAMEPEILVLDEPTAWLDFKNIKKTLEMIENLCKRGKTLVISTHDIDFAYEVADYIYILNEGKIVKHGTRNEIFEDFKFLKKLNLDVPKILKVKEFLKQKNIDILEYYEFLEKNFK; this is encoded by the coding sequence ATGTTAAAATTAGAAAGTATTTGCTTTTCGTATGAAAAACAAAATAAGATTTTAAAAAATATCTCTCTTGATATAAAAAAGGGGGCAAAAACGGTATTTCTGGGAGAAAATGGTTCGGGGAAATCGACACTATTTTTTTTGTTAAATGGGTTGTTAAAGCCAGACAGTGGCGAAATATATTTTAATGGGGAAAAATTAAAGTATAAAAAAAAAGATTTGGAAAATTTGAGAAAAAAAGTTGGAATTGTATTTCAAGATCCCGAAGTTCAGATTTTTGCGCCAACAGTTTATCAGGAAATGGCTTATGGGTTGCAAAATCTGAATTATTCAAATGAAAAAATTGAAGAAAAAATAAGTGAGATAAGTACTGATCTAAATATGAAAAAAATTTTAGAAAAACCTTGTCATCATTTGAGTTACGGACAAAAAAAAAGAGTGACAATAGCTTCAATTTTGGCAATGGAACCAGAAATTTTGGTACTGGATGAGCCGACGGCATGGCTTGATTTTAAAAATATAAAAAAAACATTAGAAATGATAGAAAATTTGTGTAAAAGAGGGAAGACGCTTGTGATTTCTACGCATGACATAGATTTTGCGTACGAAGTTGCGGATTATATTTATATTTTAAATGAAGGAAAAATTGTGAAGCATGGAACTCGTAATGAAATTTTTGAAGATTTTAAATTTTTGAAAAAATTGAATTTGGATGTTCCAAAAATATTGAAAGTAAAAGAATTTTTGAAACAGAAAAATATTGATATTTTAGAATATTATGAGTTTTTGGAAAAAAATTTTAAATAA
- a CDS encoding energy-coupling factor ABC transporter substrate-binding protein yields the protein MKKEKKDNIFKKNLLLVLIIIVIGIFPLLFIKGAEFGGSDDKGEEMIQKINPNYKPWAKNLFELPGGEVESLLFALQAAFGAGVVCYVLGYLRGRKKGREEDAN from the coding sequence GTGAAAAAAGAAAAAAAAGATAACATTTTCAAAAAAAATTTGTTGCTAGTATTGATAATTATAGTAATAGGAATATTTCCCTTGTTATTTATAAAAGGAGCGGAATTTGGCGGTTCTGATGATAAGGGGGAAGAAATGATTCAAAAAATTAATCCAAATTACAAACCTTGGGCAAAAAATCTTTTTGAGTTGCCGGGAGGAGAAGTTGAAAGTCTTTTGTTTGCATTACAAGCTGCATTTGGAGCTGGAGTTGTTTGTTATGTGCTTGGATATTTGAGAGGGCGTAAAAAAGGTAGAGAAGAAGATGCTAATTGA
- a CDS encoding metal-dependent transcriptional regulator, whose product MSRSIEDYLKGIYTLKKKKEYSNKKLAEYLNISPASVSEMIKKLANDDYLTIDKKTVKLTEKGNSFALDIIRKHRVWEVFLFEKLGYKKEEVHKEAEILEHVTSNKLLQKLEKFLFYPKECPHGSPIFYDLENLDEENIIKLSEAEEDDEIVILSVEDNIELYDYLRDLDINLKEKYIVERKDPFNGPIYLKSEQNNGKIVAFNAADMIEVYKKNKDLEETDNE is encoded by the coding sequence ATGAGTAGAAGTATAGAAGACTATTTAAAGGGAATATATACTTTGAAAAAAAAGAAGGAATATTCCAATAAAAAACTTGCAGAATATTTAAATATCTCTCCAGCTTCAGTCAGTGAAATGATAAAAAAGTTGGCAAACGATGATTATTTAACTATTGACAAAAAAACAGTAAAACTTACTGAAAAAGGGAACAGTTTTGCACTTGACATTATACGTAAACATAGGGTTTGGGAAGTATTTTTGTTTGAAAAATTGGGGTATAAAAAGGAAGAAGTTCATAAGGAAGCGGAAATTCTGGAACATGTAACTAGCAATAAACTTCTTCAAAAGCTGGAAAAATTCCTGTTTTATCCTAAGGAATGTCCGCACGGAAGCCCGATTTTCTATGATTTGGAAAACTTAGATGAGGAAAATATTATAAAATTATCTGAAGCTGAGGAAGATGATGAAATTGTTATACTAAGTGTGGAAGATAATATAGAATTATATGATTATCTAAGGGATTTAGATATAAATTTAAAGGAAAAATATATTGTAGAAAGAAAAGATCCGTTTAATGGACCGATATATTTGAAAAGTGAGCAAAATAATGGAAAAATAGTGGCTTTTAATGCAGCAGATATGATT
- a CDS encoding DUF2207 domain-containing protein, which produces MMKMKKIENLRIFFLFLIFPVFLFGESIKNYDVFITIQKDGILNISENINYNFDGRQKHGIYRKIPLKFGSEVEVFNVLKNDKKENFDIFD; this is translated from the coding sequence ATGATGAAGATGAAAAAAATTGAAAATTTAAGAATTTTTTTTCTTTTTTTGATTTTTCCTGTCTTTCTTTTTGGCGAGAGCATAAAAAATTATGATGTTTTCATAACAATTCAAAAAGATGGGATTTTGAATATTTCAGAAAATATAAATTACAACTTTGATGGAAGGCAAAAGCACGGAATTTATAGAAAAATACCTTTGAAGTTTGGTTCAGAAGTTGAGGTTTTTAATGTTTTAAAAAATGATAAAAAAGAAAATTTTGATATTTTTGATTAA
- a CDS encoding DUF2207 domain-containing protein, whose amino-acid sequence MKIGKQDVLLENGIYNYQIDYKMKKAITEYGNQYEIYFNGIGQEWGVPIEKANIVIKMKNGNLYENGENSNFEVYTGKKGERNQNFEARMESGKIFISNLTRLNENEGISFIIHLDKNKFDKNILNQINNEAQRSFEKERNDFKNLALRGISLVIGFIILMALSIYVWVYYLKAKNTKYFDEELSPVEVAYLSGNDNLEKLTEVAILSLLKKKCISIKEKTMKMIFISGKDELPEEEKIILEAIRNNYQKEDKFYEKSLEMKKMLEKKYRNLKKDSKKYYFPFFLGVIILSILFFTTTFENLSIYIGFFIFFAVSYFISLDELSYFRIIPIFFIGILLFNDISKNILYILEIIYFWGLFEVFNYIFKNNSSIKKWIDELKKYIEDKIFKNSWEMDRFERRRIYDIILPYSVALHQNRRVSQCFIKEFGEEEYKNQNVNFFSNNLIINEVQKTFDAVRVKWGKIASKNKRFGSGRSFGGSSGGGFGGGGGGSW is encoded by the coding sequence ATAAAAATAGGAAAACAAGATGTTTTGCTTGAAAATGGAATTTACAATTATCAAATTGATTATAAAATGAAAAAAGCGATAACAGAATATGGAAATCAATATGAAATATACTTTAATGGAATTGGTCAAGAGTGGGGCGTTCCAATTGAAAAAGCAAATATTGTTATTAAAATGAAAAATGGAAACTTGTATGAAAATGGTGAAAATTCTAATTTTGAAGTTTACACTGGAAAAAAAGGGGAACGGAATCAAAATTTTGAGGCAAGAATGGAAAGTGGGAAAATTTTTATTTCAAATTTGACAAGATTGAATGAAAATGAAGGAATTAGTTTTATTATTCATTTGGATAAAAATAAATTTGATAAAAATATTTTAAATCAAATAAATAATGAAGCTCAAAGAAGTTTTGAAAAAGAAAGAAATGATTTTAAAAATTTAGCTTTAAGAGGAATTTCTTTAGTGATAGGATTTATAATTTTGATGGCTTTGAGTATTTATGTATGGGTTTATTATTTGAAAGCAAAAAATACAAAATATTTTGACGAAGAATTATCTCCAGTTGAAGTCGCTTATCTTTCTGGAAATGATAATTTGGAAAAATTGACAGAAGTCGCCATCTTGTCGTTGTTAAAAAAGAAATGTATTTCAATTAAAGAAAAAACAATGAAAATGATTTTTATCAGTGGAAAAGATGAATTGCCAGAAGAAGAGAAGATTATTTTGGAAGCTATAAGAAATAATTATCAAAAAGAAGATAAATTTTATGAAAAAAGTTTGGAAATGAAAAAAATGTTGGAGAAAAAATATCGAAATTTAAAAAAAGATTCTAAAAAATATTATTTTCCATTTTTTTTAGGAGTGATAATTTTAAGTATTTTGTTTTTTACAACAACATTTGAAAATTTAAGCATATATATTGGCTTTTTTATATTTTTTGCTGTAAGTTATTTTATTTCTTTAGACGAACTTTCATATTTTAGAATAATACCGATTTTTTTTATAGGAATTTTATTATTTAACGATATTTCAAAAAATATTTTATATATTTTGGAAATTATTTATTTTTGGGGATTATTTGAAGTTTTTAATTATATTTTTAAAAATAATTCTTCGATAAAAAAATGGATAGATGAGTTAAAAAAATATATAGAAGATAAAATTTTTAAAAATAGTTGGGAAATGGATAGATTTGAGAGAAGAAGAATTTATGATATTATTTTACCTTATTCAGTGGCTTTGCATCAAAACCGAAGAGTTTCACAGTGTTTTATAAAAGAATTTGGAGAAGAGGAATATAAAAATCAAAATGTAAATTTTTTCTCAAATAATTTAATCATTAATGAAGTTCAAAAAACTTTTGATGCCGTAAGGGTAAAATGGGGAAAAATTGCCAGTAAAAATAAAAGATTTGGCTCTGGCAGAAGTTTTGGCGGAAGTTCAGGTGGCGGCTTTGGCGGCGGTGGAGGCGGAAGCTGGTAA